In one window of Macadamia integrifolia cultivar HAES 741 chromosome 2, SCU_Mint_v3, whole genome shotgun sequence DNA:
- the LOC122092121 gene encoding uncharacterized protein LOC122092121 produces the protein MLDDLVYVRMNSLMMKKRGELEQKNMLPINLDNISVNDFEKSIEDVDKELKRLLDDVDDSIAEDLLFGASASFTESETQPPDFYVETLNLDTMFTPQVVVQGRAQCLGTDQDALLSHISSAPRFPSPSFQAKFERPSPETLQVTLTGAVRTKIDSEGADILVALYENGLLTDCPAGDNRGRVLSNDFVVRKMEKLCNIKDISAKKTVNGTVSFSLWDGFKSNKCGIGVFLQDRSFHTFGCQNLSLPQNL, from the exons ATGTTAGATGATTTAGTCTATGTGAGAATGAATTCATTGATGATGAAAAAGAGGGGTGAACTTGAACAGAAAAACATGTTACCCATTAATCTTGACAATATTAGTGTCAATGATTTTGAAAAGAGCATTGAGGACGTTGATAAAGAGCTAAAGAGATTgttggatgatgtggatgatagcATTGCTGAAGACTTGCTATTTGGTGCAAGTGCTAGTTTTACTGAGAGCGAGACTCAACCCCCAGATT TTTACGTGGAGACTTTGAATCTGGACACCATGTTCACGCCGCAAGTGGTGGTTCAGGGTAGAGCTCAGTGCCTGGGCACTGATCAAGATGCTCTCTTATCCCACATCTCCTCCGCCCCTCGCTTCCCCTCTCCTTCGTTTCAG GCTAAGTTTGAAAGACCTTCGCCGGAGACCTTGCAAGTGACACTTACAGGAGCTGTAAGAACAAAGATAGACAGCGAAGGGGCCGACATATTGGTGGCGCTATACGAGAATGGGCTATTGACGGACTGCCCTGCCGGAGACAACCGAGGCCGTGTCCTGTCTAACGACTTTGTGGTCCGTAAGATGGAGAAGCTCTGCAATATCAAGGACATCTCAGCTAAGAAAACAGTGAATGGCACGGTCAGCTTCTCGCTGTGGGATGGGTTTAAGAGCAACAAGTGTGGCATCGGAGTCTTCCTTCAGGACAGGTCTTTCCACACTTTTGGTTGTCAGAACTTAAGCTTGCCACAAAACCTTTAA
- the LOC122092201 gene encoding uncharacterized protein LOC122092201: MGRQKDKFWQHAEQLDSSHFKYKFCEKQVFGGVTRLKYHLAKVSGHDVASCEKVSDDVQAETLLAINFESSSKKRKSCTSGESICTTRYGPSVPIPSYGTLRGRIIPEARKNLEKYAEKVKFSWKQAGCTFMSDSWTDLKKWSFLNVIAYSQGGVLFLKSEECSHVRLTASYIFDILDREIQSIGPNLVVQLISDNVSNYSSALDMLTGKYRWLFKTRCAAHDINLMLKDIYEKFFWVQEIFYEAKRIIDYLYKSIIVLQLMRSFTNKHLKYPCKTRFASNFLMLQSIVEVEEKLRLLVASAEWRSLRNSRSFEANRVDTIQRESFWNGSKEILRFMEPII; this comes from the exons ATGGGAAGACAAAAAGATAAGTTTTGGCAACATGCTGAGCAACTTGATAGTTCACATTTCAAATAcaaattttgtgaaaaacaagtttttggaGGGGTCACTCGACTCAAGTATCATTTAGCTAAGGTTAGTGGTCATGATGTTGCCTCTTGTGAGAAAGTATCAGATGATGTCCAAGCAGAAACTCTTCTTGCTATTAATTTTGAATCAAGTAGTAAAAAACGGAAGAGTTGTACCAGTGGTGAGAGTATA TGCACAACCCGTTATGGTCCTAGTGTTCCTATTCCAAGTTATGGAACCCTTCGTGGAAGAATAATTCCTGAAGCAAGAAAGAACCTTGAAAAATATGctgaaaaagtaaaattttcttggaAGCAAGCAGGTTGCACATTCATGTCTGATTCATGGACTGACTTGAAGAAGTGGTCTTTTCTTAATGTGATTGCTTATTCCCAGGGTGGTGTTCTCTTTTTAAAGTCAGAGGAGTGTTCTCATGTTAGATTGACTGCTtcttatatatttgatattcttgacagagagattcaaagtaTTGGCCCAAATTTAGTGGTTCAGCTAATTTCAGATAATGTATCCAATTATTCAAGTGCACTTGATATGCTTACTGGAAAGTATCGTTGGTTGTTTAAGACTCGATGTGCAGCCCATGATATCAATCTAATGTTGAAGGATATCTATGAAAAGtttttttgggttcaagaaattttttatgAGGCAAAAAGAATTATTGACTACTTGTACAAGTCAATAATTGTCTTACAGTTGATGAGGAGTTTCACAAACAAGCATCTAAAATATCCTTGTAAAACTAGATTTGCTTCAAACTTTTTAATGCTTCAGTCAATTgttgaagtggaagagaagcTTAGACTCCTAGTTGCATCAGCTGAGTGGAGGAGTCTAAGAAATTCGAGATCTTTTGAAGCAAATCGAGTGGACACTATTCAAAGGGAGTCGTTTTGGAATGGttcaaaagagattttgagGTTTATGGAACCAATCATTTGA
- the LOC122062532 gene encoding sugar carrier protein C-like, with amino-acid sequence MAGGVIIAPTGAGKNYSGRLTVYVVLACIIGSSGGLIFGYDIGISGGVTSMNSFLGQFFPAVYIQETSDTSTNQYCKFDSQILTLFTSSLYLAALVSSLFASFITRKLGRKISILIGGSVFFAGAAINAAAQNVAMLIIGRILLGFGVGFGNQSVPLYLSEMAPYKYRGALNMCFQLMTTLGILFANIINYFTVMISGGWGWRVSLGGAAVPAAIMAIGAIFLPDTPNSLIERSLKEEAKEKLQRIRGIDDVTQEFDDLVAASEASKKVQHPWRNLLKRKYRPHLTMAICIPFFQQLTGINVIMFYAPVLFKTIGFGGNAALMSAVITGVVNVVATLVSIAVSDRWGRRKLFLEGGIQMFISQIIVAILVGVKFGVSGQATFSQGYAAVLVLFICIYVAAFAWSWGPLAWLVPSEIFPLEIRSAAQSINVAVNMIFTFIIAQVFLTMLCHLKFGLFLFFAAWVFIMTTFIYILLPETKGVPIEEMSRVWKKHWYWGQYIPDEDVIGGIELDTRDLVKSVD; translated from the exons aTGGCAGGGGGTGTGATTATTGCCCCCACCGGGGCGGGAAAAAACTACTCTGGAAGGCTCACAGTGTACGTGGTCTTGGCTTGTATCATTGGGTCTTCCGGTGGTCTGATCTTTGGTTACGATATCGGTATTTCTG GTGGAGTAACGTCTATGAATTCTTTCCTGGGCCAGTTCTTCCCAGCTGTGTATATTCAGGAGACGAGTGATACCTCTACGAATCAGTATTGTAAATTTGATAGTCAGATACTGACCTTGTTTACCTCGTCTCTGTACCTGGCTGCTCTGGTGTCGTCGCTCTTTGCGTCCTTCATCACCAGAAAACTTGGACGGAAAATATCGATACTTATCGGAGGTTCGGTTTTCTTCGCCGGAGCTGCTATTAATGCAGCTGCTCAGAATGTTGCTATGCTTATCATCGGTAGAATTctacttgggtttggtgttgGATTTGGTAATCAG tCTGTGCCGCTCTACCTTTCGGAGATGGCTCCCTACAAGTATCGTGGTGCACTCAACATGTGCTTCCAACTGATGACCACTCTGGGAATCCTCTTCGCCAACATTATCAACTACTTCACCGTTATGATTAGTGGAGGTTGGGGTTGGCGTGTAAGCTTGGGCGGTGCCGCCGTCCCTGCTGCTATTATGGCCATTGGAGCCATTTTCCTCCCCGACACCCCAAACTCTCTCATTGAGCGAAGCTTGAAAGAAGAGGCCAAAGAGAAACTCCAACGCATCCGTGGCATCGACGATGTGACACAGGAGTTTGATGATCTGGTAGCTGCTAGCGAGGCATCAAAGAAGGTACAACACCCATGGAGAAATCTATTGAAGCGGAAATACAGACCCCACCTCACCATGGCCATCTGCATCCCCTTCTTCCAACAGTTAACTGGCATTAATGTGATCATGTTTTATGCTCCGGTCTTGTTCAAGACAATCGGTTTCGGTGGCAATGCGGCGCTTATGTCGGCCGTAATAACTGGTGTGGTTAATGTGGTTGCAACATTGGTCTCCATTGCTGTGTCTGATAGATGGGGCAGAAGAAAGCTCTTCCTCGAGGGAGGAATCCAAATGTTCATCTCTCAG ATCATAGTAGCGATTCTAGTAGGGGTGAAATTCGGGGTGAGTGGACAAGCAACTTTTTCCCAGGGATACGCGGCTGTTTTGGTGTTGTTCATCTGCATCTACGTGGCGGCTTTCGCGTGGTCATGGGGCCCATTGGCATGGTTGGTACCGAGTGAGATATTCCCATTGGAGATAAGGTCGGCAGCACAGAGTATCAATGTGGCAGTGAACATGATTTTCACATTCATTATAGCGCAAGTGTTCTTGACAATGCTCTGCCACCTGAAGTTTGggctcttcctcttctttgctgcTTGGGTGTTCATAATGACCACCTTCATCTACATTCTCTTACCGGAGACCAAGGGTGTTCCCATTGAAGAGATGTCAAGGGTGTGGAAGAAGCACTGGTATTGGGGCCAGTACATTCCTGATGAGGATGTGATTGGAGGTATCGAGTTGGATACCCGTGACTTAGTAAAGAGCGTcgattga